One region of Bacillus pumilus genomic DNA includes:
- a CDS encoding ABC transporter ATP-binding protein produces MNILEARKIYKSYGNKFNKQEVLSGIDLTIEAGEFVSIMGPSGSGKTTLLNVLSSIDHVSSGSIRIADVEMTQMKDQQLAEFRKKQLGFVFQDYNLLDTLTVKENILLPLSISKTPKKEAFERFQQLAEDMGIYELRDKYPNELSGGQKQRTSAVRAFIHEPSLIFADEPTGALDSKSASDLLNKLQDFNRKRKATIVMVTHDPVAASYSRRVIFIKDGQIYTQLNKGALERKMFFEDIMKTQGVLGGVKHEH; encoded by the coding sequence ATGAACATTTTAGAAGCTCGCAAAATATATAAAAGCTACGGAAATAAATTCAACAAACAAGAGGTGCTGAGTGGCATTGATTTGACCATTGAAGCCGGAGAATTTGTCAGTATTATGGGGCCATCAGGCTCGGGGAAAACAACCCTTCTGAACGTATTGTCCTCTATTGATCATGTGTCCAGCGGATCCATTCGTATCGCAGATGTTGAGATGACACAAATGAAAGATCAGCAGCTCGCAGAATTCAGAAAAAAGCAGCTTGGCTTTGTTTTTCAGGATTATAACTTACTTGATACACTCACGGTCAAAGAGAACATCCTCTTGCCATTATCCATCTCCAAAACGCCGAAGAAAGAAGCTTTCGAACGTTTTCAACAGCTTGCGGAGGACATGGGCATCTATGAACTAAGAGACAAATACCCAAATGAACTCTCTGGTGGACAAAAACAGCGGACATCAGCGGTTCGTGCCTTCATTCATGAGCCAAGTCTGATTTTCGCAGATGAACCTACTGGAGCGCTTGATTCCAAATCTGCATCTGATTTACTCAATAAACTGCAAGATTTCAATCGAAAACGAAAAGCGACCATTGTCATGGTGACACATGATCCTGTCGCAGCCAGCTATTCAAGACGCGTCATTTTTATCAAGGACGGACAGATTTATACTCAGTTGAATAAAGGTGCTTTAGAGAGAAAGATGTTTTTCGAGGATATTATGAAAACGCAAGGTGTTTTAGGCGGTGTGAAGCATGAACATTAA
- a CDS encoding LysE/ArgO family amino acid transporter — protein MFIAIIHGIVLAFGLILPLGAQNVFVFQQGALQPRLYQALPVVITAALCDTLLIALAVIGVSVVVFTIPVLQMCLYIIGFCFVVYMGWSVWNTSSSTDAKEKQEFMPARKQIVFACSVSLLNPHAILDTIGVIGTNSLQYNGAEKWAFTLACIIVSWLWFIGLALLGKMLGKLDTNGKWMNRINKASAVMIWLVALYIAYQLIV, from the coding sequence ATGTTCATTGCCATCATTCATGGAATCGTGCTTGCTTTTGGCCTCATCTTACCATTGGGCGCACAAAATGTATTTGTGTTTCAGCAAGGAGCGCTTCAGCCGCGATTATATCAGGCTTTACCTGTCGTTATCACTGCCGCTCTTTGTGATACACTATTAATTGCATTAGCTGTCATTGGTGTTTCTGTTGTGGTGTTCACCATTCCTGTACTGCAAATGTGTCTTTATATCATTGGGTTTTGTTTTGTAGTTTATATGGGATGGTCCGTGTGGAACACAAGCTCATCAACAGATGCTAAAGAGAAGCAGGAATTCATGCCTGCGAGAAAACAAATTGTCTTTGCCTGTTCAGTTTCACTTTTAAATCCCCACGCCATTCTCGATACCATTGGTGTGATTGGAACAAATTCGCTTCAATATAACGGGGCAGAAAAATGGGCATTTACACTCGCTTGTATCATCGTGTCCTGGTTATGGTTTATTGGGCTCGCTCTTTTAGGGAAAATGCTAGGGAAGTTAGATACAAACGGTAAGTGGATGAACCGTATCAATAAAGCTTCAGCGGTCATGATCTGGCTTGTCGCGTTATACATTGCCTATCAATTGATTGTATAA
- a CDS encoding amidohydrolase family protein: MKKTLFKDAALLTLDPTLGFLEKGDLLIEGTHILEVGPFIEANDADIVDASDMVIMPGLVDTHRHVWQSVIRGIGTDWSLQTYLSKIYYGNYGAMRRPSDDRIANYLGALEALDAGVTTCLDWTMINSMDHTEELIGGLKDAGIRAVFAFGSSGDAEYWDRESTLTNMEDAARVKKAHFQSSDQLLTMGLAIRGPEFSSWETSVFEIETARSLDALCSMHIGFGNWGAEDRSIERLHKAGLLGPDLNMVHINAIDADQMKMLADSGSSISITPEIEMMMGHGYPVTGLAIEQGVLPTLGVDVVTATGGDLFAQMKFGLQAERAIQNQSLLMDGIMPGPELGLSAYQMLEAATINGARALQLDHKIGSLTPGKEADFILLDRTSMNLLPMSDPAGAVVQTAHPSNVDSVYVAGKAVKQNGKLVGVNLEEVKRKAYAARDHILSHKFESTPS; the protein is encoded by the coding sequence ATGAAGAAAACATTGTTTAAAGATGCAGCGCTTTTAACTCTTGATCCAACTTTAGGTTTTTTAGAAAAGGGAGATTTATTAATTGAAGGGACACACATTTTAGAGGTCGGACCTTTCATTGAAGCAAATGATGCTGACATTGTCGATGCGTCCGATATGGTGATCATGCCAGGGCTTGTGGATACACATCGTCATGTGTGGCAGTCTGTCATCAGAGGCATAGGCACAGATTGGTCGTTGCAGACATATTTGAGCAAAATCTATTATGGAAACTATGGTGCGATGAGACGCCCATCCGATGATCGAATCGCAAATTATTTAGGGGCATTAGAGGCATTAGATGCCGGAGTGACCACATGTTTAGACTGGACGATGATCAATTCAATGGATCATACAGAAGAGCTCATCGGAGGATTAAAGGATGCGGGCATTCGAGCTGTTTTTGCTTTCGGTTCCTCTGGAGATGCTGAGTATTGGGATAGGGAGAGTACGCTCACCAATATGGAGGACGCAGCACGTGTGAAAAAAGCGCATTTTCAATCATCAGATCAGCTTTTAACAATGGGACTAGCGATTCGTGGCCCAGAGTTTTCTTCATGGGAGACGTCAGTATTTGAAATTGAAACAGCCCGGTCTCTAGATGCTCTATGCAGTATGCACATCGGCTTTGGGAATTGGGGAGCGGAGGATCGATCGATTGAGCGGCTTCACAAAGCAGGGTTACTCGGACCGGATTTGAACATGGTGCATATCAATGCCATCGATGCGGATCAAATGAAGATGCTGGCAGACAGCGGAAGCTCCATATCCATTACACCTGAAATTGAAATGATGATGGGTCACGGTTATCCTGTCACAGGACTTGCGATTGAACAAGGTGTTCTTCCAACGCTCGGTGTAGACGTAGTGACTGCGACAGGGGGAGATTTGTTTGCCCAAATGAAATTCGGTCTTCAAGCAGAGCGCGCGATCCAAAATCAATCGTTGTTAATGGATGGGATCATGCCGGGGCCTGAACTTGGGCTGTCTGCTTATCAAATGCTTGAGGCTGCGACGATCAATGGTGCTCGTGCATTACAGCTCGATCATAAAATTGGGTCACTTACACCTGGGAAAGAAGCTGATTTCATTCTGCTCGATCGGACAAGCATGAATCTCCTTCCGATGTCAGATCCAGCTGGAGCGGTTGTCCAAACGGCACATCCTTCAAATGTTGATTCTGTTTATGTGGCTGGAAAAGCAGTGAAACAAAACGGAAAGCTAGTCGGTGTAAACCTAGAAGAGGTCAAACGAAAAGCTTATGCAGCAAGAGACCATATTTTATCACACAAGTTTGAATCGACACCTTCGTAA
- a CDS encoding MarR family winged helix-turn-helix transcriptional regulator translates to MKHPHFFKEFVAFASTFSELKHDLMNKVKPANLTTLQYLILEQLAVSEPLTPSEIADCQHMSLPNVSRELKKLHEKQFIDREEDRDDKRKHVIMLSDKGRACMNEAFQHIEGMLLDSLTSSDIEQMDDIVQAFRLLNQTIFKK, encoded by the coding sequence ATGAAACATCCCCATTTCTTCAAGGAATTCGTAGCATTTGCTTCTACTTTTTCAGAACTAAAACATGACCTGATGAACAAAGTCAAACCAGCTAACTTAACGACCTTACAATACTTAATACTAGAGCAACTAGCTGTCAGCGAGCCGCTTACGCCTAGTGAAATTGCCGACTGTCAGCACATGTCTCTTCCGAATGTCAGCAGAGAACTTAAAAAACTGCACGAGAAACAATTCATTGATAGAGAAGAAGACCGTGATGACAAACGAAAACATGTCATTATGCTGTCTGACAAAGGCCGTGCCTGTATGAACGAAGCCTTTCAGCATATCGAAGGGATGCTATTAGACAGCCTAACTTCCTCGGATATAGAACAAATGGATGATATCGTACAAGCTTTCCGTCTTTTAAATCAAACGATTTTCAAAAAATAA
- a CDS encoding PadR family transcriptional regulator — MKVSKELLKGSTATLILSLLNEKPMYGYEMIKALEEKSEGIFSFKEGTIYPILHNLEGKEFIISYWGEGNGNRKRKYYKINEQGKAFMQEKKEEWDVFKNAVDGVLNGVKIAWD, encoded by the coding sequence ATGAAAGTAAGTAAAGAGCTTTTAAAGGGAAGTACAGCTACCCTGATTTTAAGCTTGTTAAATGAAAAGCCAATGTATGGATATGAAATGATCAAAGCATTGGAGGAGAAGTCTGAAGGTATTTTCAGCTTTAAAGAAGGAACAATCTATCCGATTTTGCACAACTTGGAGGGGAAAGAATTCATTATCTCTTACTGGGGCGAAGGGAATGGCAATCGGAAAAGAAAATATTACAAAATAAATGAACAAGGAAAAGCATTTATGCAGGAAAAGAAAGAAGAATGGGATGTTTTCAAAAATGCAGTCGATGGCGTGTTGAACGGAGTGAAAATCGCATGGGATTAG
- a CDS encoding NAD(P)H-dependent oxidoreductase yields MNVLIIYTHPHHNSLNGAFLKEIMKGSEENPLVHEVKIIDLYKEEFDPVLIFNKEKKRRDMHKDPDIRMYQEKIKWADKIVFVYPIWWGRPPAMLLGFIDRMFAANFAYRQTGGLFPEGLLKGKSAVCVSTMQGPTNYPLFFLQNAHKILMKRALLHYVGIKPVKFFEFGMMESPKGKHEVKLKRIYNYFRKISS; encoded by the coding sequence ATGAATGTACTCATTATTTATACTCACCCCCATCACAATAGTTTAAATGGTGCTTTTTTAAAAGAAATTATGAAAGGCAGTGAAGAAAATCCACTAGTTCATGAAGTGAAAATCATCGATTTATACAAAGAAGAATTTGATCCTGTGCTGATTTTTAATAAAGAGAAAAAAAGGCGTGACATGCATAAAGACCCTGACATTCGGATGTATCAGGAGAAGATCAAATGGGCGGACAAAATCGTGTTCGTATATCCTATTTGGTGGGGAAGACCTCCAGCCATGCTGCTTGGCTTTATTGACCGCATGTTTGCTGCGAATTTTGCTTATCGTCAAACAGGCGGGCTGTTTCCAGAAGGACTGTTAAAAGGAAAAAGTGCTGTTTGTGTATCGACGATGCAAGGGCCAACCAACTACCCTTTGTTCTTTTTGCAAAATGCACACAAGATCTTAATGAAACGAGCCCTTTTACACTATGTCGGAATCAAACCTGTGAAGTTCTTTGAGTTCGGCATGATGGAAAGCCCAAAAGGAAAACATGAGGTCAAATTAAAACGTATCTACAACTATTTCAGAAAAATCAGCTCATAA
- the mbcS gene encoding acyl-CoA synthetase MbcS, with product MKREDLIAPEQYNLVSEIEAFSHDKEKKALHWQDGNGYEAHVTYASLVEEANKIGHVLLNAGFKKGDKIIVMVPRMLEAYSIYLAILKTGMVVIPCSEMLRAKDLDYRIEHAEAKGAIVYSSFIQSFDGTNQPNDFKTFSIGENDHGWTNILAEKDHQSSELPMAPTTRTDMAFLSYTSGTTGNPKGVVHTHGWAYAHLRTAAKAWLSINEGDKVWATAGPGWQKWVWSPLLSVLGSGAEGFVYGGKFNPNTYLELLQKNEINVLCCTPTEYRFMAKVDDLSQYELPKLHSAVSAGEPLNREVIDTFKKHFDIEVRDGYGQTESTLLVGVLKGMDIKPGSMGKPTPGNEVEIIDEDGSVCAPGEIGDIAVHLETPALFKEYYKDEERTKAQRRGNYFITGDRAKKDEDGYFWFESRRDDIIVSSGYTIGPFEVEDALIKHAAVKECAVVASPDEIRGSIVKAYVVLRDGTAQSDELIKELQTHVKNTTAPYKYPREIEFIDELPKTPSAKIRRVELRERELARKGS from the coding sequence ATGAAAAGAGAAGACTTAATTGCACCAGAACAATATAACTTAGTCAGTGAGATTGAAGCGTTCAGTCATGACAAGGAGAAAAAGGCCCTGCACTGGCAGGATGGAAATGGCTACGAAGCACATGTGACGTATGCATCTTTAGTGGAAGAAGCAAATAAAATTGGTCATGTATTATTAAATGCAGGCTTTAAAAAAGGCGATAAAATCATTGTGATGGTGCCGCGCATGCTAGAGGCATACAGCATTTATTTAGCGATCTTGAAAACAGGAATGGTCGTCATTCCTTGTTCAGAAATGCTGCGTGCAAAAGATTTAGATTACCGAATTGAACATGCAGAAGCAAAGGGAGCGATTGTTTACTCTTCATTCATTCAATCGTTCGATGGAACCAATCAGCCAAACGATTTTAAAACATTCTCAATCGGTGAAAACGATCATGGCTGGACAAATATTCTTGCGGAAAAGGATCACCAATCAAGCGAGCTTCCAATGGCTCCAACAACACGCACAGACATGGCGTTCTTATCCTATACATCTGGTACAACAGGCAACCCAAAAGGGGTTGTTCATACACATGGCTGGGCATATGCACATTTACGCACCGCTGCCAAAGCATGGCTCTCCATTAATGAAGGAGATAAAGTGTGGGCGACAGCAGGACCAGGCTGGCAAAAATGGGTGTGGAGCCCACTCTTATCTGTGTTAGGAAGTGGAGCAGAAGGCTTTGTATACGGAGGGAAATTCAATCCAAATACATACTTAGAGCTGCTTCAAAAAAATGAAATCAATGTCCTATGCTGTACGCCGACAGAATACCGATTTATGGCGAAAGTAGATGACTTAAGTCAGTACGAGCTTCCAAAATTGCATAGTGCCGTTTCTGCGGGAGAGCCACTGAACCGTGAAGTCATTGATACATTCAAAAAGCATTTCGATATAGAAGTACGAGATGGCTATGGCCAAACAGAAAGCACACTGCTCGTAGGGGTTCTAAAAGGAATGGACATCAAGCCAGGCAGTATGGGAAAACCAACACCTGGAAACGAAGTCGAGATCATTGATGAGGACGGCAGCGTATGCGCTCCTGGAGAAATTGGTGATATTGCGGTTCATCTTGAAACGCCGGCTTTATTTAAGGAATACTACAAAGATGAAGAGCGTACAAAGGCGCAGCGCCGCGGGAATTACTTTATTACGGGTGACCGCGCGAAAAAAGACGAAGATGGGTACTTCTGGTTTGAAAGCCGTAGAGATGATATCATCGTCAGCTCAGGCTATACCATTGGACCGTTTGAAGTAGAAGATGCACTGATCAAACACGCAGCAGTCAAAGAATGTGCGGTTGTGGCTAGCCCTGATGAAATCAGAGGATCAATCGTCAAAGCATATGTCGTCCTACGTGATGGAACTGCACAAAGTGACGAGCTAATCAAAGAGCTGCAAACGCATGTGAAAAACACAACAGCACCTTACAAATACCCAAGAGAAATCGAATTCATCGACGAGCTGCCAAAAACACCGTCAGCGAAAATTCGCCGTGTCGAGCTGAGAGAAAGAGAACTTGCACGAAAAGGATCTTGA
- the thiI gene encoding tRNA uracil 4-sulfurtransferase ThiI, giving the protein MKYDHILVRFGEISTKGKNRKKFIEKLRQHIRFVLKDFEALKYASDRDRITIMLNGEDPEPISEQLKGVFGIQSFSLAVKCETNLDAIKEAALTAVQEVYEQGDTFKVSTKRSYKQFELDSNEMNREIGGHVLKNTENLTVNVKQPDVHLRIEIREHATYITFKDVKGAGGLPVGSSGRAMLMLSGGFDSPVAGYQAMKRGIQIEAVHFFSPPYTSERAKQKVIDLTECLAAYGGEVKLHIVPFTKIQELIHKQVPENYTMTSTRRMMLKIADKIREKRDALAIITGESLGQVASQTLESMYAINHVTNTPIIRPLIAVDKNDIIEEARRIGTYETSIQPFEDCCTIFTPPSPKTKPKLEKVERYESFADFEPMLDEAVDQIETIIVTNEKKAADEFADLF; this is encoded by the coding sequence ATGAAATATGATCATATTTTAGTCCGTTTTGGTGAAATTTCAACAAAAGGAAAAAATAGAAAGAAATTTATTGAAAAACTAAGGCAACATATCCGGTTTGTATTAAAAGACTTTGAAGCATTAAAGTATGCATCTGACAGAGACCGCATCACGATCATGCTGAACGGTGAAGACCCTGAACCGATTTCAGAACAGCTTAAAGGTGTATTTGGCATTCAGAGCTTTAGTCTGGCGGTGAAATGTGAGACAAATCTCGATGCCATCAAAGAAGCGGCACTCACAGCGGTACAGGAAGTATATGAACAAGGAGATACATTTAAGGTCTCAACGAAACGCTCTTATAAGCAATTTGAACTTGATTCAAATGAAATGAACCGGGAAATTGGCGGACATGTGCTGAAGAATACGGAAAACTTAACGGTCAATGTCAAACAGCCGGATGTACATTTGCGCATTGAAATAAGAGAACATGCGACATACATTACATTTAAAGATGTCAAGGGTGCAGGCGGACTGCCAGTGGGTTCAAGCGGAAGAGCGATGCTCATGCTTTCAGGCGGCTTTGACAGCCCAGTTGCCGGCTACCAAGCGATGAAACGCGGAATTCAAATTGAGGCCGTCCATTTCTTTAGTCCCCCATATACAAGTGAACGTGCCAAGCAAAAGGTCATTGATCTTACAGAATGCTTAGCTGCATATGGGGGCGAAGTGAAGCTTCACATCGTACCTTTCACAAAAATTCAAGAGCTGATTCACAAACAAGTACCTGAAAACTATACGATGACATCAACAAGAAGAATGATGCTGAAAATCGCAGATAAAATAAGAGAGAAGCGTGATGCTCTTGCGATTATTACCGGTGAAAGCCTTGGACAAGTCGCAAGTCAGACACTTGAAAGCATGTATGCCATTAACCATGTAACCAATACACCAATCATTCGCCCGCTTATTGCGGTTGATAAGAATGACATTATTGAAGAAGCGAGACGAATTGGCACTTACGAGACAAGCATTCAGCCTTTCGAGGACTGCTGTACGATCTTTACGCCGCCGTCTCCTAAAACAAAACCAAAGCTTGAGAAAGTAGAACGCTACGAAAGCTTTGCTGATTTCGAGCCAATGCTTGATGAGGCAGTGGATCAAATCGAAACGATTATCGTCACAAATGAGAAGAAAGCGGCTGACGAATTCGCTGATTTATTCTAA
- a CDS encoding ABC transporter permease, translating to MNINQLILRNLKKNLKNYYLYVFALVFSVALYFSFVTLQYSPALDDVKGSIKGGASIKAASVLLIAIVGIFLLYANSIFIKRRGKEIGLLQLIGMTKQKIAKLLNAENFILYVFSMAVGIIAGFIGSKLMLMVLFKVTGVNAIANLHFSGMALLQTLIVFFIIYGLIMLRNRRFISKQTILSLFRTTSSTEQRVKKISVFEIIIGVFGIVLISSGYYISSKLFTGSYTSMFELLLAMIYILASVIIGTFLFYKGSVSFIANIVRKRKNGYLAIHEVLSLSSIMFRLKSNALLLTIITTVSALAIGLLSLSYISYYSAEKTAEQQIPSHFVMGSEKEADTFARALSDKHIAYEKKQFKVIQADFDAKKIMDSELESLKKDPGVLTLSVISEKNAPNIHVENNEVILSGYSDLLKKFMPIQSSGDVKLLIKKPLDLKVIDMKKDYIISYKFTFGGLPVAVVSQSVFEQLDQQKDPKLQLENNQYNAINIKDDQNLEQANDVFTSLKLSDNSMSQLASAQQQKQTMGLMMFVVGFLGLSFLVTSGCILYFKQMNESEEEQSSYTILRKLGFTEKDLLKGIRLKQLFNFGIPLIVGLLHSYFAVQSGWFLFGGELWTPMLIVMSIYTALYSVFGFLSVQYYKKVIKESL from the coding sequence ATGAACATTAATCAGCTCATTCTCCGTAACCTGAAGAAAAATTTGAAGAATTACTATTTATATGTGTTTGCTCTCGTGTTTAGTGTGGCGCTCTACTTTTCCTTTGTCACCTTGCAGTACTCACCAGCACTTGATGATGTAAAAGGGTCCATTAAAGGCGGTGCGTCGATTAAAGCCGCTTCGGTGCTGCTTATTGCCATCGTTGGGATCTTCCTGTTATATGCGAACAGCATTTTTATTAAACGCCGAGGGAAAGAAATAGGTCTCTTGCAACTCATTGGCATGACGAAACAAAAAATTGCCAAACTGCTCAATGCAGAAAATTTTATCCTCTACGTGTTCTCAATGGCTGTTGGCATCATAGCTGGATTTATTGGTTCAAAGCTCATGCTGATGGTGTTATTTAAAGTAACCGGCGTGAACGCCATCGCCAACCTGCATTTTTCAGGCATGGCCCTTTTGCAGACACTTATCGTCTTTTTCATCATCTATGGATTAATTATGCTAAGAAATAGACGGTTTATTAGTAAACAGACAATTTTATCTTTGTTTCGAACCACGTCTTCTACAGAGCAGCGTGTGAAAAAGATCTCTGTGTTTGAAATCATCATTGGGGTTTTCGGTATTGTCTTGATCAGCTCAGGCTATTATATTTCTTCTAAGCTTTTTACAGGCTCATATACGTCTATGTTTGAGTTACTTTTAGCCATGATTTATATTCTAGCCTCTGTCATCATCGGTACTTTTCTTTTTTACAAAGGCTCTGTTTCTTTCATTGCCAATATCGTACGTAAAAGAAAAAATGGCTATCTCGCCATTCATGAAGTCCTGTCTTTGTCATCTATTATGTTCCGATTAAAATCAAATGCACTGCTTTTAACGATTATTACAACCGTATCTGCTCTTGCCATCGGGTTGTTATCTTTAAGCTACATTTCCTATTACTCAGCAGAAAAAACGGCTGAACAACAGATTCCATCACATTTTGTCATGGGCTCAGAGAAAGAAGCCGATACCTTCGCTCGTGCACTTTCTGACAAACATATTGCATATGAAAAAAAGCAGTTCAAGGTCATTCAAGCGGATTTTGACGCAAAGAAGATCATGGATTCGGAATTAGAAAGTTTGAAGAAGGATCCAGGAGTCTTGACACTGTCTGTGATCAGTGAGAAAAATGCACCTAATATTCATGTGGAGAACAACGAAGTCATTTTAAGCGGCTACAGTGATTTATTGAAGAAATTCATGCCGATTCAAAGCTCAGGTGATGTGAAACTTCTTATCAAGAAACCGCTTGATTTAAAAGTCATTGATATGAAGAAAGATTACATCATCTCTTACAAGTTCACTTTTGGCGGTCTGCCTGTTGCCGTCGTAAGTCAAAGTGTTTTTGAACAACTTGACCAGCAGAAAGATCCTAAACTTCAGCTTGAGAATAACCAATATAACGCAATCAATATAAAAGATGATCAAAATCTTGAACAAGCCAATGATGTGTTTACATCTTTAAAACTAAGTGACAACAGCATGTCTCAATTAGCTTCAGCTCAGCAGCAAAAGCAAACAATGGGACTGATGATGTTTGTGGTTGGATTTTTAGGTTTAAGCTTCCTTGTCACATCAGGCTGTATTTTATACTTTAAACAAATGAATGAAAGTGAAGAGGAACAAAGCTCCTACACGATCTTGCGTAAGCTTGGTTTTACTGAGAAGGATCTATTAAAAGGCATCCGGCTTAAACAGCTGTTTAACTTCGGGATTCCGCTCATCGTCGGATTGCTGCACAGCTACTTTGCTGTACAATCAGGCTGGTTTTTATTCGGCGGAGAATTGTGGACTCCAATGCTCATCGTCATGTCGATTTACACTGCCTTATATTCTGTCTTCGGATTCCTGTCTGTCCAATATTATAAAAAGGTCATCAAAGAATCCTTGTAA
- a CDS encoding alpha/beta-type small acid-soluble spore protein, which produces MAQQNRQSSSNQLVVPGAAQAIDQMKYEIASEFGVNLGPETTARANGSVGGEITKRLVSYAQQHMGGGSF; this is translated from the coding sequence ATGGCTCAACAAAACAGACAAAGCAGTTCTAATCAATTAGTCGTTCCAGGCGCTGCACAAGCGATCGACCAAATGAAGTATGAAATCGCTTCAGAATTTGGTGTAAACCTTGGACCAGAAACAACAGCTCGCGCTAACGGATCAGTTGGTGGAGAAATCACTAAACGTCTTGTATCTTACGCTCAACAACATATGGGTGGCGGATCTTTCTAA
- a CDS encoding cysteine desulfurase family protein has translation MIYLDNSATTKPYPEVLQVYQQVSERFFGNPSSLHQLGIDASRLLSETRKQILHYTGLKQYEVIFTSGATEANNIAIKGAALAKMNRGKHIVTTAIEHPSVIESFEQLKALFGFDISYIQVNEHGHADMNHLKEVLRPDTVLVSMMHVNNETGATQPIEEAAGMIREHAENALFHVDGVQGMCRVALNKQLDVDLLTISGHKIHGLKGTGALFSKKGVVLAPFITGGEQELGLRSGTENPAGAVSLAKAMKQSFELQKKHHDEMLNLKTQLQKQLGEIEGIVINTPLTQSAPHIVNFSVPGIQIEVLLHMLEKEGMYVSTTSACSAKKKEPSQVLLAMGRPEEVAKSSMRISLTYGQGPELAPQIITSIAQSVKKLKGMR, from the coding sequence ATGATTTATCTCGATAATAGTGCAACAACAAAACCGTACCCTGAGGTTTTACAAGTATATCAGCAAGTGAGTGAACGTTTTTTTGGGAATCCGTCTTCGCTACATCAGCTTGGAATTGATGCGAGCCGCTTGCTAAGTGAAACGAGAAAACAAATCCTTCACTATACAGGTTTGAAACAATATGAGGTTATTTTTACTTCTGGTGCAACAGAAGCAAATAACATCGCCATTAAAGGAGCAGCTCTCGCCAAAATGAATCGGGGGAAACATATTGTGACAACAGCAATTGAACACCCGTCTGTCATCGAATCGTTTGAACAGCTGAAGGCTTTATTTGGTTTTGACATCTCCTATATTCAAGTAAATGAGCATGGCCATGCAGATATGAATCATTTAAAAGAAGTGCTTCGCCCTGATACAGTGCTTGTCAGCATGATGCACGTCAATAACGAAACGGGTGCCACCCAGCCAATTGAAGAAGCTGCTGGCATGATTCGTGAGCATGCTGAAAATGCCCTATTTCATGTCGACGGGGTGCAGGGAATGTGCAGAGTAGCACTTAATAAACAACTGGATGTGGATCTTTTGACGATATCTGGCCATAAAATTCATGGCTTAAAAGGCACAGGAGCGCTCTTTTCAAAGAAAGGTGTAGTGCTTGCCCCTTTTATCACAGGAGGAGAGCAGGAATTAGGCCTACGTTCAGGTACCGAAAACCCTGCTGGTGCTGTCAGCTTAGCAAAAGCCATGAAACAATCATTCGAGCTGCAAAAAAAACATCATGATGAAATGTTAAACTTAAAAACGCAGCTGCAAAAGCAGCTTGGAGAAATAGAAGGTATTGTCATCAACACACCGCTGACGCAAAGTGCGCCGCACATTGTGAATTTTTCAGTACCAGGTATTCAAATTGAGGTCCTTCTTCATATGCTTGAAAAAGAAGGCATGTATGTTTCTACAACATCTGCCTGTTCAGCCAAGAAAAAAGAGCCAAGCCAAGTTCTCCTAGCGATGGGGAGGCCGGAAGAAGTGGCAAAAAGCAGTATGAGAATCAGTTTGACGTATGGACAAGGACCCGAACTAGCGCCGCAAATCATCACATCGATCGCACAAAGTGTGAAAAAATTAAAAGGAATGAGATAA